GCCCAGGTCTACGCCAAGGCGGTCAAGGAAGTGGTCAAGGACAACTTCTCCCTGGCGTACTTCTACCGGGCCTCGGAGGTGGTGGAGGAGTGCCGGGCCATGGGGGCCGGAGTGGTCATCCCCCACCCGGAGCAGTTCTGGCCCATCCTTCTTCGCAACTACGACGTGGACGGCATCGAGGTGTGGAACCCGCAGTCGCAGCAGTACACGGAGTTCCTCATCAACGTGGTGCTGGACCAGAACCGGCGCGGCTACCACAAGGACAGGCCCATGCTCATCTTCATGGGCGACGACTGCCACCTCTCCGAGAAGCTCAAGAAGCCCGAGGAGCAGGACAGCGACAAGGCCGCCCGCGAGGTGGGCCTGCAGCCCGCCTGGGACGACCTGGGCATCTCCAAAGCGCTCATCATGGCGGGGGTGAGCCGCAAGACGGTCATGGACGAATACCGCACCCGCCTGGGTTAGGAGTACGCACGCGATGGATACTACGGACAACAAAGACCAGCCCGCACGCGAGGGCAAGTTCTTCTACGAATCGGTGCAGGACGCCAAAACCCTGGTGGAATACCTGCGGGCCCTGACCGACGGCTTCGAAAAGGGCGAGATGCGCTTTTCGCGCAAGGACCTGGACATGACGCTCTCGCCCAAGGGGCTCATCGGCTTCGCGGTGGAGG
The DNA window shown above is from Fundidesulfovibrio terrae and carries:
- a CDS encoding amphi-Trp domain-containing protein — its product is MDTTDNKDQPAREGKFFYESVQDAKTLVEYLRALTDGFEKGEMRFSRKDLDMTLSPKGLIGFAVEAKAKEGRMKLALKFAWREAVADPERDTDNLVITSGGGE